From a single Nocardioides sp. dk884 genomic region:
- a CDS encoding GNAT family N-acetyltransferase, translating into MPSPMFTRDLGAGYVLALLDESSVPAVHQLTLENRERLRRWEHWAHEELTEEGQRAYVRAQLAEWVEGRNVPCVILAGDTVVGAAGARIDHYTGTAELGCWIDAAHEGRGAVSRALTSLLGMLFDERRIARVEIRTDVDNARSRVMAERLGFTYDGTLRSAMWVGEERRDVAVYGLLAETWAA; encoded by the coding sequence ATGCCGAGCCCCATGTTCACCCGTGACCTCGGTGCCGGCTACGTGCTGGCGCTGCTCGATGAGTCCTCGGTGCCTGCGGTCCACCAGCTGACGCTGGAGAACCGCGAGCGGTTGCGCCGGTGGGAGCACTGGGCCCATGAGGAGCTGACCGAGGAGGGCCAGCGCGCCTATGTGCGAGCGCAGCTCGCGGAGTGGGTCGAGGGGCGCAACGTCCCGTGCGTGATCCTGGCCGGCGACACGGTCGTCGGTGCCGCCGGCGCGCGCATCGACCACTACACCGGCACCGCCGAGCTCGGCTGCTGGATCGACGCGGCGCACGAGGGACGGGGCGCGGTCTCGCGAGCGCTCACGTCACTGCTCGGGATGCTCTTCGACGAGCGCAGGATCGCCCGCGTCGAGATCCGCACCGACGTCGACAACGCGCGCAGCCGAGTGATGGCGGAGCGCCTCGGCTTCACCTATGACGGCACGCTGCGCTCGGCGATGTGGGTGGGCGAGGAGCGCCGCGACGTCGCGGTCTACGGGCTGCTCGCCGAGACCTGGGCGGCCTGA
- a CDS encoding NAD(P)H-dependent flavin oxidoreductase produces the protein MTTPQRIRTPLTELTGVDHPIVQTGMGWVAGPRLVSATANAGALGILASATMTYEELEKAIVEVKERTDKPFGVNLRADAGDAGKRVELLIRHGVKVASFALAPKQELIAKLKEHDIVVMPSVGAARHAEKVAAWGADAVMIQGGEGGGHTGPTPTTLLLPSVLDAVDIPVVAAGGFFDGRGLAAALSYGAVGIGMGTRFLLTSDSAVPEEIRRQYLGFGLDGTVVTTKADGMPHRLLRTPFIEGLEETSVVKRAVPTARRMLEFKKLSGAGWREFAGDGLRMKRSSDRSWVQMTMAANTPMLLKAGLVDGDTEAGMLASGQVVGMIDDLPSCEELVDRIIAQAVERLGSLAGNLV, from the coding sequence ATGACCACGCCGCAGCGCATCCGCACCCCGCTCACCGAGCTCACCGGGGTCGATCACCCCATCGTGCAGACCGGCATGGGCTGGGTCGCCGGCCCGCGCCTGGTCTCCGCGACCGCCAACGCCGGCGCCCTGGGCATCCTGGCCTCGGCCACGATGACCTACGAGGAGCTCGAGAAGGCGATCGTCGAGGTCAAGGAGCGCACCGACAAGCCGTTCGGCGTCAACCTGCGCGCCGACGCCGGCGACGCCGGCAAGCGCGTCGAGCTGCTCATCCGCCACGGCGTGAAGGTCGCCTCCTTCGCCCTCGCGCCCAAGCAGGAGCTCATCGCCAAGCTCAAGGAGCACGACATCGTCGTGATGCCCTCGGTCGGCGCCGCTCGCCACGCCGAGAAGGTGGCCGCCTGGGGCGCCGACGCGGTGATGATCCAGGGCGGCGAGGGCGGCGGCCACACCGGTCCGACCCCGACCACCCTGCTCCTGCCCAGCGTCCTGGACGCCGTGGACATCCCGGTCGTCGCGGCCGGCGGCTTCTTCGACGGCCGCGGCCTCGCCGCCGCCCTGTCCTACGGCGCGGTCGGCATCGGCATGGGCACGCGCTTCCTGCTCACCAGCGACAGCGCCGTGCCGGAGGAGATCCGTCGCCAGTACCTCGGCTTCGGACTCGACGGCACCGTCGTCACCACCAAGGCCGACGGGATGCCGCACCGCCTGCTGCGTACGCCGTTCATCGAGGGCCTCGAGGAGACCAGCGTGGTCAAGCGCGCGGTCCCCACCGCCCGCCGGATGCTGGAGTTCAAGAAGCTCAGCGGCGCCGGGTGGCGCGAGTTCGCGGGTGACGGTCTGCGGATGAAGCGCAGCAGCGACCGCTCCTGGGTGCAGATGACGATGGCCGCCAACACCCCGATGCTGCTCAAGGCCGGGCTCGTGGACGGCGACACCGAGGCCGGCATGCTGGCCTCCGGCCAGGTCGTCGGCATGATCGACGACCTGCCCAGCTGCGAGGAGCTGGTCGACCGGATCATCGCCCAGGCGGTCGAGCGGCTCGGCTCGCTGGCCGGCAACCTCGTCTGA
- a CDS encoding enoyl-CoA hydratase family protein, whose translation MTVTTSTVDANIAVVTMNYPPVNALPVAGWFDVASAVTAAAVDHHVVVLRAEGRGFNAGVDIKEMQHTEGFEAILGANRGCYAAFKAIYECPVPVIAAVNGFCVGGGVGLVGNSDIVVASEDAYFGVPEVNQGALGAATHMARLVPQHLMRSLYFTARTIKAAELVQHGSVLQVVPREQLDDAALAVAREIAAKDTRVIRAAKEALNGIDPIDVNKSYRFEQGFTFELNLAGVADELRDDFAGTDKAARR comes from the coding sequence ATGACAGTCACCACGTCGACCGTCGACGCGAACATCGCCGTCGTCACCATGAACTACCCGCCCGTGAACGCGCTGCCCGTCGCGGGCTGGTTCGACGTCGCGAGTGCCGTGACCGCGGCGGCGGTGGACCACCACGTGGTGGTGCTGCGCGCCGAGGGCCGTGGCTTCAACGCGGGCGTGGACATCAAGGAGATGCAGCACACCGAGGGCTTCGAGGCGATCCTCGGCGCGAACCGCGGCTGCTACGCGGCGTTCAAGGCGATCTATGAGTGCCCGGTGCCGGTCATCGCGGCGGTCAACGGCTTCTGCGTCGGCGGCGGCGTGGGCCTGGTCGGCAACTCCGACATCGTCGTGGCCAGCGAGGACGCCTACTTCGGCGTGCCCGAGGTCAACCAGGGCGCCCTCGGCGCCGCGACCCACATGGCCCGCCTGGTCCCCCAGCACCTGATGCGCTCGCTCTACTTCACCGCCCGCACGATCAAGGCCGCCGAGCTGGTCCAGCACGGCTCCGTGCTCCAGGTCGTGCCCCGCGAGCAGCTCGACGACGCCGCCCTCGCCGTGGCCCGCGAGATCGCTGCGAAGGACACCCGCGTGATCCGGGCCGCGAAGGAGGCCCTCAACGGCATCGACCCGATCGACGTCAACAAGTCCTACCGTTTCGAGCAGGGCTTCACCTTCGAGCTCAACCTCGCCGGCGTCGCCGACGAGCTCCGCGACGACTTCGCCGGCACCGACAAGGCCGCCCGGCGCTGA
- a CDS encoding SDR family oxidoreductase has product MTGAGRGLGREHALELARQGAAVVVNDYGVSLAGEGTGETPAESVVAEIVAAGGQAVANPADVADFQQAADMVQQAIDTFGGLDILVNNAGFVRDRMLVNTSEEEWDAVIRVHLKGHFAPLRHAGAYWRAEGKAGRTRAARVINTSSGAGLQGSIGQTTYSAAKAGIAAMTLVGAAEMGRYGVTVNAIAPSARTRMTEGPFADKMAAPEDGFDLMHPGNVSPVVAWLASEDAADVTGRVIEVEGGRICVEEGWRHGPATDVGKRWEAGAVGAELRSLLGQAQTPEPVYGA; this is encoded by the coding sequence GTGACCGGAGCGGGCCGCGGGCTCGGACGTGAGCACGCGCTGGAGCTCGCGCGCCAGGGTGCGGCAGTCGTGGTCAACGACTACGGCGTCTCCCTGGCCGGCGAGGGGACCGGCGAGACCCCCGCCGAGTCCGTGGTGGCCGAGATCGTGGCCGCCGGCGGTCAGGCCGTGGCGAACCCCGCCGACGTGGCCGACTTCCAGCAGGCCGCCGACATGGTGCAGCAGGCGATCGACACGTTCGGCGGCCTCGACATCCTGGTGAACAACGCCGGATTCGTGCGCGACCGGATGCTCGTCAACACCTCCGAGGAGGAGTGGGACGCCGTCATCCGCGTGCACCTCAAGGGCCACTTCGCGCCGCTGCGTCACGCCGGCGCGTACTGGCGTGCGGAGGGCAAGGCCGGCCGCACCCGCGCCGCCCGCGTCATCAACACCTCCTCCGGCGCCGGCCTGCAGGGCAGCATCGGGCAGACGACGTACTCGGCCGCGAAGGCCGGCATCGCCGCGATGACGCTCGTCGGCGCCGCCGAGATGGGCCGCTACGGCGTCACCGTCAACGCGATCGCGCCGTCCGCGCGCACCCGCATGACCGAGGGCCCCTTCGCCGACAAGATGGCGGCGCCCGAGGACGGCTTCGACCTCATGCACCCCGGCAACGTCTCGCCGGTCGTCGCCTGGCTGGCCAGCGAGGACGCCGCGGACGTCACGGGTCGCGTCATCGAGGTCGAGGGCGGCCGGATCTGCGTCGAGGAGGGCTGGCGCCACGGCCCGGCGACCGACGTCGGCAAGCGCTGGGAGGCCGGCGCCGTCGGTGCCGAGCTGCGTTCGCTGCTCGGCCAGGCGCAGACCCCCGAGCCGGTGTACGGCGCATGA
- a CDS encoding MaoC/PaaZ C-terminal domain-containing protein: MSHAGEWAGRQLGERTVAWSDRDPILFALAIGARPEQLDLVFEDRLRVLPSFALTLAQWAPDVLGSGGAFDVGTAVHGSQRLEVLAPMPASGELTMSARVDDVWDKGGAAVFDVTVESDYFRATWSIFAPGCGGFGGERGPGRPPARTEEPAWTRELPVADNAAALYRLLGDRHHIHIDPEAAAGIGQPRPILHGLATLAAATLAAADAAGAHPADLTRLEGRFAGPVFPGETLAVRGWADGGFEVASERGTAIDGGVAVFG; this comes from the coding sequence ATGAGCCACGCGGGGGAGTGGGCGGGTCGCCAGCTCGGTGAGCGCACCGTCGCCTGGAGCGACCGGGACCCGATCCTGTTCGCGCTGGCCATCGGCGCCCGGCCCGAGCAGCTCGACCTGGTCTTCGAGGACCGGCTGCGGGTGCTGCCGTCGTTCGCCCTCACGCTCGCCCAGTGGGCCCCTGACGTGCTCGGCTCGGGCGGCGCCTTCGACGTCGGGACCGCCGTGCACGGCTCGCAGCGCCTCGAGGTGCTCGCGCCGATGCCGGCGAGCGGTGAGCTGACGATGTCGGCGCGCGTCGACGACGTGTGGGACAAGGGCGGCGCCGCGGTCTTCGACGTGACGGTGGAGAGCGACTACTTCCGCGCCACCTGGTCGATCTTCGCCCCCGGCTGTGGCGGCTTCGGCGGCGAGCGCGGCCCGGGCCGTCCGCCGGCACGCACCGAGGAGCCGGCATGGACCCGGGAGCTGCCGGTGGCCGACAACGCGGCGGCGCTCTACCGCCTGCTCGGCGATCGCCACCACATCCACATCGACCCGGAGGCGGCGGCCGGGATCGGCCAGCCCCGGCCGATCCTGCACGGCCTGGCCACGCTGGCTGCGGCCACGCTGGCGGCGGCCGACGCGGCCGGTGCCCACCCGGCCGACCTGACCCGGCTCGAGGGCCGCTTCGCGGGCCCGGTGTTCCCCGGGGAGACCCTCGCGGTCCGCGGCTGGGCCGACGGCGGCTTCGAGGTCGCCTCCGAGCGCGGCACCGCGATCGACGGCGGCGTCGCGGTCTTCGGCTGA
- a CDS encoding NAD-dependent epimerase/dehydratase family protein, translating into MKTLVIGGAGMIGGHVATLLADRGHQVSVAGRSAPEPGSLVESFDFLPGDYADGGFSEAELEGFDALVFCAGQDIRHAGADGGDEEFWARYQSDGVPRLMQRAKRAGVRRAVQVGSYYHMVRPDLVESNPYVRARQLADDRSRELADADFHVSTLNPPSIVGMIPGVAVRRFAKQLAWGRGELTAKVPDHAPAGGTNYMSVRSLAQAVDGALERAELGAAYLIGDVNLSYRDYFQIIFDLSGGGRVLEERDEPHPFLPDSMIVPGRGAVIAYEPDPQVVDLLGYRRDDVRPMLAEMAAAVESGAGNAGR; encoded by the coding sequence ATGAAGACACTGGTGATCGGTGGTGCCGGGATGATCGGCGGCCACGTGGCGACGCTGCTGGCCGACCGTGGCCACCAGGTGAGCGTCGCCGGCCGTTCGGCGCCCGAGCCCGGCTCGCTGGTGGAGTCCTTCGACTTCCTCCCTGGCGACTACGCCGACGGGGGCTTCTCCGAGGCTGAGCTCGAGGGCTTCGACGCCCTGGTCTTCTGCGCCGGACAGGACATCCGGCACGCGGGTGCTGACGGTGGCGACGAGGAGTTCTGGGCGCGCTACCAGAGCGACGGCGTGCCGCGGCTGATGCAGCGCGCGAAGCGGGCCGGCGTACGCCGCGCGGTGCAGGTCGGCAGCTACTACCACATGGTCCGCCCGGACCTGGTGGAGTCGAACCCCTACGTGCGGGCCCGCCAGCTGGCCGACGACCGCTCCCGCGAGCTCGCCGACGCGGACTTCCACGTCTCGACGCTCAACCCGCCGTCGATCGTCGGGATGATCCCCGGGGTCGCGGTGCGGCGCTTCGCCAAGCAGCTGGCCTGGGGCCGGGGCGAGCTGACCGCGAAGGTCCCCGACCACGCACCGGCGGGCGGCACCAACTACATGTCGGTGCGCTCGCTGGCGCAGGCCGTCGACGGGGCGCTGGAGCGCGCCGAGCTGGGGGCGGCGTACCTCATCGGCGACGTGAACCTGAGCTACCGCGACTACTTCCAGATCATCTTCGACCTCAGCGGGGGCGGCCGGGTGCTCGAGGAGCGCGACGAGCCGCACCCGTTCCTGCCGGACTCGATGATCGTGCCGGGCCGCGGCGCGGTGATCGCCTACGAGCCGGACCCGCAGGTCGTGGACCTGCTGGGCTACCGGCGCGACGACGTGCGCCCGATGCTCGCCGAGATGGCCGCGGCCGTGGAGTCGGGCGCGGGGAACGCCGGACGATGA
- a CDS encoding SDR family oxidoreductase, with protein MSEAAAPRRTALVTGASRGIGKQVALALARAGFDVAFTARTVREGEGVVPPRTQREGERAIAVPGSLDSTAAAVTALGVRALPVPMDLTDLASVRAAARTVLDAWGRIDVLVNNAILHVPHARLLELDLDALTRSLTANHVHQLALVQEVVPAMVAQGGGTVVDLWSGSVRNDPPAPPGEGGWGLAYSSAKAAFGRIAGAINAEYREAGVRAFNVDPGFVVTEAAAARGGTDQIAAHGVAMVAEDAAGRVIAWLATSPESDAHLGTVVRAARLVERLG; from the coding sequence ATGAGCGAGGCCGCGGCGCCCCGGCGTACCGCCCTGGTGACGGGGGCCAGTCGCGGCATCGGCAAGCAGGTGGCGCTCGCGCTGGCTCGCGCCGGCTTCGACGTGGCCTTCACCGCGCGGACCGTGCGCGAGGGCGAGGGCGTCGTGCCGCCGCGCACCCAGCGCGAGGGCGAGCGGGCGATCGCGGTGCCCGGCAGCCTGGACAGCACCGCCGCGGCGGTGACGGCGCTCGGGGTGCGGGCACTGCCGGTGCCGATGGACCTCACCGACCTGGCCAGCGTGCGGGCCGCGGCGCGCACCGTGCTGGACGCCTGGGGCCGCATCGACGTGCTGGTCAACAACGCGATCCTGCACGTGCCCCACGCGCGGCTGCTCGAGCTCGATCTCGACGCGCTCACGCGCAGCCTCACCGCCAACCACGTGCACCAGCTCGCCCTGGTGCAGGAGGTGGTGCCGGCGATGGTGGCCCAGGGCGGCGGTACGGTCGTGGACCTGTGGTCCGGCTCGGTCCGCAACGACCCGCCCGCGCCGCCCGGCGAGGGCGGCTGGGGTCTGGCCTACTCCTCCGCCAAGGCCGCCTTCGGGCGGATCGCCGGCGCGATCAACGCGGAGTACCGCGAGGCCGGGGTGCGCGCGTTCAACGTCGACCCGGGGTTCGTGGTGACCGAGGCGGCCGCGGCCCGCGGCGGCACCGACCAGATCGCCGCCCACGGGGTGGCGATGGTCGCCGAGGACGCCGCCGGTCGGGTGATCGCCTGGCTGGCCACCAGCCCGGAGTCGGACGCGCACCTCGGCACCGTGGTGCGCGCCGCGCGGCTGGTCGAGCGGCTCGGCTGA
- a CDS encoding TetR/AcrR family transcriptional regulator produces the protein MEQRGQVVRRVLSPARAATRERLIEAAIDLATEGGYDAVGIRAVAAHAGVSVPTAYQHVSSKDELLTEALLALGARSTADVRERTPAGRSPADRLTLVFRRILREAAAKPLLYQALYRAYLASAPTLLAIEGQAGFGPEKAAWIGATLRAGDTAGHDEEAIESASRILSMLFLGAMTSVAAGRDAGEAGDVLEDATRRLLP, from the coding sequence ATGGAGCAGCGGGGACAGGTCGTACGCCGGGTGCTCTCCCCCGCGCGCGCCGCGACCCGTGAGCGGCTGATCGAGGCCGCGATCGACCTGGCCACCGAGGGCGGGTACGACGCGGTCGGCATCCGCGCGGTCGCCGCGCACGCCGGGGTGTCCGTGCCGACGGCGTACCAGCACGTGAGCTCCAAGGACGAGCTGCTGACCGAGGCGCTGCTCGCCCTCGGCGCCCGCTCCACCGCCGACGTGCGCGAGCGGACCCCCGCCGGGCGCAGCCCCGCCGACCGGCTCACGCTGGTGTTCCGCCGGATCCTGCGCGAGGCGGCCGCCAAGCCGCTGCTCTACCAGGCCCTCTACCGCGCCTACCTGGCCAGCGCCCCGACCCTGCTCGCGATCGAGGGCCAGGCCGGGTTCGGGCCCGAGAAGGCCGCCTGGATCGGCGCCACCCTGCGCGCCGGCGACACCGCCGGGCACGACGAGGAGGCCATCGAGTCCGCCTCGCGGATCCTCTCGATGCTCTTCCTCGGCGCGATGACGAGCGTCGCGGCCGGGCGCGACGCCGGCGAGGCGGGCGACGTGCTCGAGGACGCCACCCGCCGCCTGCTGCCCTGA
- a CDS encoding acyl-CoA dehydrogenase family protein: protein MDLRETPAQTELRRELREYFAQLLPADERREVGEAGAGGPRFREVVRMLGRDGWLGVGWPTEYGGRGLGAEEQFIFYDEVQRAGVPFPLVTINTVGPTLMAFGTEEQKAKYLPGMLTGDIVFAIGYTEPEAGTDLASVRTRAVRDEASGEWVVDGQKIFTTGGNTADYVWLACRTDPEAPKHRGISILITPCDDPGYTWSPIRAVGGMSVTATYYSGIRVSDAEVVGEVNGGWRLITAQLNHERVALAALGGRMIQLWEDVWDWAQHNGVSEVPWVRAEMARTWARLEAMRLMNWRMTAAVEDGTLSGATAGAAKAYGTETHIDVQRTLTQVLGAAGRVRPGQPAAVLSGQVEQLSRQGIVNTFGGGVNEVLRDMIATQGLGMPRAKR, encoded by the coding sequence ATGGACCTGCGCGAGACCCCGGCGCAGACCGAGCTGCGCCGCGAGCTGCGGGAGTACTTCGCCCAGCTGCTCCCCGCCGACGAGCGCCGCGAGGTCGGCGAGGCCGGTGCCGGCGGCCCGCGCTTCCGTGAGGTGGTCCGGATGCTCGGCCGCGACGGCTGGCTGGGCGTCGGCTGGCCCACCGAGTACGGCGGGCGCGGCCTGGGCGCCGAGGAGCAGTTCATCTTCTACGACGAGGTGCAGCGCGCCGGCGTGCCGTTCCCCCTGGTCACGATCAACACCGTCGGGCCGACGCTGATGGCGTTCGGCACCGAGGAGCAGAAGGCGAAGTACCTGCCCGGGATGCTCACCGGCGACATCGTCTTCGCGATCGGCTACACCGAGCCCGAGGCCGGCACCGACCTGGCCTCGGTGCGCACCCGCGCGGTGCGCGACGAGGCGAGCGGCGAGTGGGTCGTCGACGGGCAGAAGATCTTCACCACCGGCGGCAACACCGCCGACTACGTGTGGCTGGCCTGCCGCACCGACCCCGAGGCGCCCAAGCACCGGGGCATCTCGATCCTCATCACGCCGTGCGACGACCCGGGCTACACCTGGAGCCCGATCCGCGCGGTCGGCGGGATGAGCGTCACCGCGACGTACTACTCCGGCATCCGGGTCTCCGACGCCGAGGTGGTGGGCGAGGTCAACGGCGGCTGGCGGCTGATCACCGCGCAGCTCAACCACGAGCGTGTGGCCCTGGCGGCACTCGGCGGCCGGATGATCCAGCTCTGGGAGGACGTCTGGGACTGGGCGCAGCACAACGGCGTGAGCGAGGTGCCGTGGGTGCGCGCGGAGATGGCGCGCACCTGGGCCCGGCTCGAGGCGATGCGCCTGATGAACTGGCGGATGACCGCCGCGGTCGAGGACGGCACCCTCAGCGGCGCCACCGCCGGCGCGGCCAAGGCCTACGGCACCGAGACCCACATCGACGTCCAGCGCACCCTGACCCAGGTGCTCGGCGCCGCCGGCCGGGTGCGCCCCGGGCAGCCCGCCGCGGTGCTCTCGGGCCAGGTCGAGCAGCTCTCGCGCCAGGGCATCGTGAACACCTTCGGCGGCGGCGTCAACGAGGTGCTGCGCGACATGATCGCGACGCAGGGCCTCGGCATGCCCCGCGCGAAGCGCTGA
- a CDS encoding acyl-CoA dehydrogenase family protein codes for MDFNLDEDLATVAELANTVFAGKASTDRVREIETIQTRVDEELWGSLAETGLLGIALPEEHGGAGMGPWALALLLEEQGRTVAPVPLWAAGVAALAIAEHGTEEQRKRLLPGFCEGAERLTLALEEYVGEPDAPECAAARDADGSWRLTGTKAVVPSVQGAAGVLVSATTPEGPGLFLVPLDGAGVTTELSAVTSHDLAAELRLDGAVAEAVGTPGGTALADVLRLTRVALAAVQLGVAQGAMHLAASYLSEREQFGRPLGTFQAVQHQLADCWIDVDAMRVTLWQALSDLGDLAEGGDDTGVRAAADRSAMVATWWRTQAGLDVVHRVQHLHGGIGVDVDYPVHRFFLWGKQLSTTLGGAGAALADLGALLPTR; via the coding sequence ATGGACTTCAACCTCGACGAGGACCTGGCCACCGTGGCCGAGCTGGCGAACACCGTGTTCGCCGGCAAGGCGAGCACGGACCGGGTCCGCGAGATCGAGACCATCCAGACGCGCGTGGACGAGGAGCTGTGGGGTTCACTGGCCGAGACCGGCCTGCTCGGTATCGCGCTGCCCGAGGAGCACGGCGGCGCGGGCATGGGCCCCTGGGCGCTCGCGCTGCTGCTCGAGGAGCAGGGCCGCACCGTCGCCCCGGTGCCGCTGTGGGCCGCCGGGGTGGCCGCCCTCGCCATCGCCGAGCACGGCACCGAGGAGCAGCGCAAGCGCCTGCTGCCCGGGTTCTGCGAGGGCGCCGAGCGCCTCACCCTCGCCCTGGAGGAGTACGTCGGGGAGCCGGACGCGCCGGAGTGCGCGGCCGCCCGCGACGCCGACGGCAGCTGGCGCCTCACCGGCACCAAGGCGGTCGTGCCGAGCGTGCAGGGCGCCGCCGGGGTGCTGGTCTCCGCGACCACGCCCGAGGGGCCGGGGCTGTTCCTGGTCCCGCTGGACGGCGCCGGCGTCACGACCGAGCTGTCCGCGGTCACCTCCCACGACCTCGCCGCCGAGCTGCGCCTCGACGGCGCGGTCGCCGAGGCCGTCGGCACCCCGGGCGGGACCGCCCTGGCCGACGTGCTGCGGCTGACCCGGGTCGCGCTCGCCGCGGTCCAGCTCGGCGTGGCCCAGGGGGCGATGCACCTCGCGGCGTCGTACCTCTCCGAGCGTGAGCAGTTCGGCCGCCCGCTCGGCACCTTCCAGGCGGTGCAGCACCAGCTGGCCGACTGCTGGATCGACGTCGACGCGATGCGGGTGACGCTGTGGCAGGCGCTGTCGGACCTCGGCGACCTCGCCGAGGGCGGCGACGACACGGGCGTGCGTGCCGCCGCCGATCGCTCCGCGATGGTCGCGACCTGGTGGCGCACCCAGGCCGGGCTCGACGTGGTGCACCGCGTGCAGCACCTGCACGGCGGAATCGGCGTGGACGTGGACTACCCCGTCCACCGGTTCTTCCTGTGGGGCAAGCAGCTCTCGACCACGCTCGGTGGTGCGGGCGCCGCCCTCGCCGACCTGGGCGCGCTGCTGCCCACGCGCTGA
- the ilvA gene encoding threonine ammonia-lyase IlvA — MDLPTSSDVDQAATRIAGVVTRTPLQHSARLSSLLGLEVWLKREDLQPVRSYKLRGAYNLIEQLSEDARARGVTCASAGNHAQGVALACARAGVQARVHLPRTTPRQKRERIKVLGGSHVEIVIVGDSYDDAAAASAAYAEATGATPVPAFDDPRTIAGQGTVAREILEQLGGEPDAVIVPVGGGGLLAGMATYLAERAPGVRVVGAEPASAACMAAALAAGEPVDLDAADVDGFVDGAAVRRSGDWTFEVVRQIGPELVRVPEGLVAVEMLDLYQSDGIIAEPAGALSSATLRLSEADGGVRLEPGSTVVVIVSGGNNDVSRYAEVVERALVYEGLKHYFLVEFPQEPGALRRFLDEVLGPDDDITLFEYVKRSNRETGPALVGIELQHAADLAGLLARMERSPIRFETVDPDSPLFRFVQ; from the coding sequence GTGGATCTGCCCACCTCCTCCGACGTCGACCAGGCCGCGACCCGCATCGCCGGCGTGGTCACCCGCACCCCGCTCCAGCACAGCGCCCGGCTGTCCTCGCTGCTCGGCCTCGAGGTCTGGCTCAAGCGCGAGGACCTCCAACCGGTCCGCTCCTACAAGCTGCGTGGCGCCTACAACCTCATCGAGCAGCTGTCCGAGGACGCCCGGGCCCGCGGCGTCACCTGCGCCAGCGCAGGCAACCACGCCCAGGGTGTCGCGCTCGCGTGCGCCCGCGCCGGCGTCCAGGCCCGGGTGCACCTGCCGCGCACCACGCCGCGCCAGAAGCGTGAGCGGATCAAGGTCCTCGGCGGCAGCCACGTGGAGATCGTGATCGTCGGCGACAGCTACGACGACGCGGCCGCGGCCAGCGCGGCGTACGCCGAGGCGACCGGCGCCACCCCGGTCCCCGCCTTCGACGACCCCCGCACGATCGCCGGCCAGGGCACCGTCGCCCGCGAGATCCTCGAGCAGCTGGGCGGCGAGCCGGACGCCGTGATCGTCCCGGTCGGCGGTGGCGGGCTGCTGGCCGGCATGGCCACCTACCTCGCCGAGCGCGCACCGGGCGTGCGCGTCGTGGGCGCCGAGCCGGCCTCCGCCGCCTGCATGGCGGCCGCCCTCGCCGCCGGCGAGCCGGTCGACCTGGACGCAGCGGATGTCGACGGCTTCGTCGACGGCGCCGCGGTACGCCGCTCCGGTGACTGGACGTTCGAGGTCGTGCGGCAGATCGGCCCGGAGCTGGTCCGGGTGCCGGAAGGCCTCGTGGCGGTCGAGATGCTCGACCTCTACCAGTCCGACGGGATCATCGCCGAGCCCGCCGGCGCGCTCTCCTCGGCCACGCTGCGCCTCTCCGAGGCCGACGGCGGGGTGCGCCTCGAGCCCGGCTCGACGGTCGTGGTGATCGTCTCGGGCGGCAACAACGACGTCTCGCGCTACGCCGAGGTCGTCGAGCGGGCGCTGGTCTATGAAGGCCTCAAGCACTACTTCCTGGTGGAGTTCCCCCAGGAGCCCGGCGCGTTGCGCCGCTTCCTCGACGAGGTGCTCGGCCCCGACGACGACATCACGCTCTTCGAGTACGTCAAGCGCTCCAACCGCGAGACCGGACCCGCGCTGGTCGGCATCGAGCTCCAGCACGCCGCCGACCTCGCCGGCCTGCTCGCCCGCATGGAGCGCTCGCCGATCCGCTTCGAGACCGTCGACCCCGACAGCCCGCTCTTCCGCTTCGTGCAGTAA